The genomic stretch GTGTGCCCTATGCTATTTGTGTGACGACGCACTAACCTGCGCCCTTAGCAGAGGCTCAGAAAGGCTTCTTGCAGGGAAGTGAGGAAACATAAGAAGCCTGATCCTAGGACAGCAGTGCAGAGGAAAAATTGTTTCTGAGCTTAACAAGGATGAGCAGAAGGAATGCTCCTGTCTATCAGGTGCTggtgggcaaaaaaaaaaacctgacatgCATTTTCAGGAGATACTACAACACAGTGTCAGATGGGCTGCATGATTTGAGACTGTACCTCAAGCAGGAGAAATGTTGACATAGGAAGAATTATGTTGCTATCCCACTGGAGACCTCCAAAACTTAGGACACACCTGGTTCAGGTCCCTGAGCACCAGCAGGCTCCTCTAAAGTCGCTCTACACCTACTCTGTATAAGCACCTAATTCAGCTTGATCAAAAATTTCCAGCAAACTAACTGTAAAGTTTCTCAAAtgactgaattttctttttgcacTACATTGAAAgaaagtgctttaaaaaaaaagaaaaaaaaggggaaaaaagccataAAATTCACAGTGACTTTTTGTAATGGGAAAAACCCACTGTGactttattaataaaaaaaccccatggctGTTTTTGTACATTGTATCTCATTTTGAAAATACACATCCTTAGAAATATGAAAATTGTTGCAAAGTGAGAGGGAAATCATTTTGGGAAACCCTTGTCAAATTATTAACAGCACATTCCATGGAGAAGcacaaataaaaaggaaatctcATCAAATACAAAAGGCCAAAGCTCTAAAAGAACCTTTTGTCTTATAATTAATTTTCTACATTCTGTCTCTGTTCTCAAGCACAGAAAActccttttaaattaaattatcttCCAGTAGAGAAATACATGGAATTATAATGCACAAGAACACATTGCTACTTTAATATTCTACGCTATTTATAAGACAGCACAAGGCAcagtttttcacttttaaatacTGGCAAcccaaataattttaatttcttaggCATTTATCTATGTCAAATTTAGAACATATTAAATTCACTATAACATTCTGAGATACTTTTGCTTAGAAATACATCAGATTTCCACTTATGCTGCATTTACATTTATATCCATTTTAAAGACCCTCTTGTCTGCCAGAATGATTTAAAGTGACCTTGCTGAAAGAAAGTATGGTCtatattgtattttaaaaagctgattATTCAAAAAGACATTGATGATATAGCAAAGTACACTGTATGACACAGAACCTCAGCTGGCTGATATTGTTGTAATTTCATTTACAGTAGTCAAGTTATATGGTTTCCCTCAACTGGGATCTAGTCATGAATATTTTGTGTAATTAGAGGATATATATTTTAAGCAGTAACAGAGGTCTATTGTGTATATTTGGCAAATGTTTCCACACTTCAGCCAACTGTGGGAACTGTGAGCTTGGAAGCTAAACGTACCAATTATACCCAAATTATATCCATATCCTTCTTTTAAATTTTGCGGGTCTTGattaaaccatccattgtcttGGAGATTATCCAGGTTTATGCCATTGCATCTGAACACAAAGTATTATGAGGCTATACATAATTTATATAGATCAGCACTAATTACTATGAAAAGACTCAGGTAGCTCAATCTTACTTTTTTAATACCAGACCTGAATTTCTCTGTCACCTGTGAGGATGGAATTGCACCTTGTCCAGATAGCAAACAGTTCCATCTCCCTCTAGACTCTGGACATAAGTCTCAAGGAGAATTTACATGGTTCATAGGCTTGGAACAGATGGTGCATTTCATCCCAGCAACAGTTAACTCCTGTCACTGATGGCAGATGAAAatggggtttggattttttaaattaaaaagcctGTGTTATTAAAACCAGCTGTAATCATTTGGGACTGAAGGCccatttatattttcatttgctgTGCTGAAACATCAGTTATCCCATTGTGCTCTGTGGAATTACTGTAGGGTTTTATTCTTGTAAATGAGAACAAAATTTCTTTCTTAATCCTCTTCTTTAAACGAAGTGATTACAGCCTAAATTGCCTCTGTGAATGAGACAATTGTATGTACCCATTTAAACATATTCTACAGGTTAcacagaattctttttttttttttttttttttttttttgcataccTACACTGGTTTTACAGGATTTTAACATTGATCAAAagatgaattaaaaaataaaaaagaagtccTCTTCAAATCAGAATTTcataattttattctttggTGGATATCTTCTGTAATGACAGTGTCCCTGTGGTTCATATTGTTTCTAATGGTCTTAAATGGACACTCCTGAAAACTacttctttggaaaaaaacccaataaataAACCTTTGTGCTAAAGCACAGAACTgtacaaagaaaacagaacaaaaatggCTGATGAAAACCATAGGTAGTAGCAGGTCTGACTATGTCTTATAATAAAATTCAGATATAACTTCTGTGAACATTAAAGCAGTAGAAGGGGCAAAAATGCACAGCACATAATTTCAAAGTGACAACAATCAAAGTTccttggaaaaggaagaaaaacattacCCTTTTTGTACTTGTTATGTAATTGTGCTTGTCCTTGGACACACTTCACCTGCAATCACACTTCTTGCAGTTTGGTGTAGAATTTTTTATtacttctttatattttttcatcatcatcactatttatttttttaaatatgacgGGGCTTGCCTGCTTTAAAGAGGTTTTTGAAACATCTGTGTGCATGGTGGACATGGCTATAGTCTCATAATCCTCCTCACGGGAGTGGAAGtggcaaaaatgaaaaaaaaactgcAGGTCCCTTTGGAAGTTCTTATTGAGAAACCCGTAGAAGATGGGATTCACACAGGTAGAGATCATGGCAGTGAGGTGGCAAATCAGGAACAACAGGTTGTGGCTGCAGGTAGCAACAGGCAGAATTTCATGATTCCAATCAAACACGATATTGAAGATGGTGAGAGGCAGCCAGCAAACTGCAAATGCGACCACTATTGATATCAGCATGATGTTGATCCTTTTGGTTTCAGAGGATCTGTACTTACTGTCTCTCATCTTGTCCATCatgttgttccttttttttaaccGTATGTATATCTGCAGGAAATTCAACAAAGAGAAACACATGGCATCAATTAACCTACCACTGTCATCTTTGCAAGGAGAAACAAACATCAGATAGAAAGAAGTACATATTGCAAGAAGGTTCTATCTTACCTTCAAGTAgcaaataaatataaaacaaaGTGGTCCAAAGTACTGAATCACCAAAAGCGTTGTGGTATAAGAAagcctggcagtgtccaaggggAACAGGTCCAAGCACACATATTTGTCCTTATATTCCTCAAATGTTACATTTCTGAAGGGCTCATCTGTTAATACATGGTAGATCAGGAAAGGCAAAGAGGAAGCTGTGGCTAAAATCCATATGGCAGCAATCCCCATGTAGGCATGTCTGTTGTTCGGCCTCCAGCCGCGGGGATTGATGATCAGCTGGTGGCGCTCAATAGCAATGAGGACTAAAGAAAAGACCGAGACAGTGATGGAGGCACATTGCACAAAAGGGTTCAACTTGCACATGGcctccccaaaaatccagtGGTCCATTAAAGTGTACACAAAGGTAAAGGGAAGACACATGATGGTCACTAGGAGATCAGAAAACGACAGGTTGACAATGAGGATGTTGGTAACATTGCGCATctccttttgtttcaaaataatgACAATCAAGGCCAGATTCCCAGAGACTCCCAGAATTATCACAGTCCCGTAAGCCAAGGCCAAAGTGAAGACCATGGCCAAAGGCACATGGCAATCTTCGTCCTCAAACTGCAAGATCTGCGAGTTCATCTCCGAAAAATTCAGGTGGCCAGAAATATTTCCCAGCGGGGCGAGAACCGAGGTGTTCATGTTGTTTCCAACTCGCCGTCGACCTTCACCCCCTCCGCGTTCATCCAGACCGCTCCGAGTGCAGAACGCGCCCGTCAGCCCCGCAGCGCAGCCCGGGCCGAGCCCGCTCCTCAGTGCCGCATCTCCCTCGCACCACCTGGGGagaagggaagcagcagggcCGGTCACCGCCGGGCACGGCGCCTGCCGCGGGCGGAGCGACGGCGCCCGTGTCCCGCGGCAGCGgagccgccccgcgcccgccggtcccgcgccgccgccgggctCCCGCCGCTCCGAGCGGCTGCGGGGCTGCGGCAAggaggcagcaggcaggagcGGGGCGCAGGACGGCAAGCGGGGACACGAGCCCTGCCCGGCCCGTTCCCGCCGGCACAAGTCGCACGAAATAGCGAGCCGGGAAGCAATTTCAGCCTTCCACCAGCGTAGCCCCCACTTTATGTTTTACGTCTCCTTTTCACAAGTTTAATCTGCAAACGTCTGCTTTTTCGAACTGCTCTAAGTGAAATTATATCCAGGCATCACATGAGGAGGGGGGGAAGCCCATCTGACTAGTGTGACGGGTGGAAAAATGACTcaattgctgcttttttttttttttccgtaaTGCATACACTTGATGTTGAGCGgccaagtgccctcagcagcACTGGCACTGAGTCAAAGGTAAATCAGGAACTCTGAACACCTTAATCTTAGCTagcagggctgtgcagcacaggaagaagaaaacaagacaaaaaatgGCAAATTTTAAACAGCGCAGAAAATTTCTTTAGCCATGCAAGGGAAATAGGCATTCTTAAATAACCACCCCTTTGCAAGGCCttggattttaaaaatctgaaactCAAGCATATGTGTTCAGAaggcaaattaaaaaatcaaattaattgataaacaattaaaaaacaatTAATAACCTGACACCTTTACTTCCACTTGCCATTAGTGGCACTGAATCTGGGCACCATTAGTGGCACTGCATTCCACATTGAATCTGGAACTTTCTCTCTGCCCACTCCCACGAGCTAAATTTATTGCTCACTTAACCTTAGGTTATGGTAATGAATGTAATGCCACTTAAAATTCACACAAGCGGCTTTCAAACCCAACTTCATATGGCATTTATCACGAAAGCTGTAAAAACATTGCCCACTAAAATGTACTTCATTAAAAGTTACCCTGAGTAGGTGAGCTTTTGTTCTTAAATGATACTTGATATAAATCCCTGTACCATGTAAGTCTCTGGAGAAGAATTGTCTTGGTCTCTTACTGGTGACACCCTCTTACTACAGACACCCTTTTAAGCAGCCACATGCTGGAGACCAGAGCAGGGGCTGCCTCCACCCTAGGGCAGAGCCATCGCGTGAGGGCTGGGcttgcagctccagctcctcctgagggTCAGCCAAAGGATGACCATGCCAATGCCATGCCTTCTCACTGCTGTAAGGAGCTCACCTCAGCTGGCTCTGCTGGCTCTTTCTAATCACTACAAGGCTACATGAAACTGCAGGCAATGTAGCTTGCCTCTGAGTGACATTTTACTGTGAGAGTTAATAGCAGGGATTTCAGACAAAAGCCATGTCTGTCGGAAGTTTGACTACTCTGATTTTCAAGCTAGCTAGGTATGCACCTGAGTATTCCCTCTCAGACCTTCTGCCTCTGCTAACTAAATTTATCAGATTTCCTAGTCCACCAAATCTGTTTTAGGGTCCAATAAAGAAATTTCCACCCCTAAGGTCCCTTGAAGTATCACTTCTGTGATGCCAGAGGTAGGTACCTTACCCAAAGGGAAAGTGTGTGGGTGATGTGGAGAGCCAGGGCTCCTCAATTCCCACAGTGTAACTTTGTCATAGTCTGAAAATCAACATCTGGATTTAATAATGAACTCCACCATCACTTGTATAGCACGAGGTGGGCACTCCAGACCTGTGACTTGATGGAATGATGGCAGGAGCAGGCAAGGAGACATGTCCTGCAAGGAGGAACTGGGCGGGTTCTTTCACCAGCCGGGACCAGACTGCCCCCAGCAATAAGGTGTCCGGGGTTTCGTGCTCTTGGTTTTTCTACTCCCTTAGCCAAGCTCTGCTCTTGCTTATTTATTAAGTGTCAAactcaaaaccagaaaatgctACTGCTCTTTCTTCCCTCATCTTTCCCATAGCAGAGATGTAACCTAAGAGCATATCTAGGAACCAGCTCAgaagcacagcactgctagCAAGTGACAAGGTGTCCTTCTTTCCCATCCATCTGCAAAACGGACCAAACAACAGGGGGGCCTGAAGTTCAATCTCCTGAACAGCTGCACTGTTCCTTGTCTCCTAAACCCCCAGCTCCAAGTCAGGAAGGAAACCCTCCCCACTCTGACTGCTGGCTTGGGGTGGGGAAAGCCCAtagctctgcagagccctctggGTGATTCCACAGTCTCCCCTACCAAGCACATCCTCCCGACTCTCTGTGCAAAATTTGGTTGAAAGTTTAGCACCAAGAGACAGAAAGGGTGAAATAATGTGCTGTGAGGTGAATGGAAATGCGCAGTAAAACTATCGGAGCTGTTCAAAAGagagcacaaaatgctgtcagcCCAAGCTGATGGTTCATCCAGCTGCTCAGAAGTTCTACCTGGAGCCTAACCCTCCCTTGGATTTTGTCACCTGCACCTAACACAGCAAGCAAACACCAGCCTAACTGGCACACAACCACCCAGAGTCATGGAAAAGCAGCCAGGGGAAACTCACCTTG from Aphelocoma coerulescens isolate FSJ_1873_10779 chromosome 4, UR_Acoe_1.0, whole genome shotgun sequence encodes the following:
- the NPY1R gene encoding neuropeptide Y receptor type 1, with the protein product MNTSVLAPLGNISGHLNFSEMNSQILQFEDEDCHVPLAMVFTLALAYGTVIILGVSGNLALIVIILKQKEMRNVTNILIVNLSFSDLLVTIMCLPFTFVYTLMDHWIFGEAMCKLNPFVQCASITVSVFSLVLIAIERHQLIINPRGWRPNNRHAYMGIAAIWILATASSLPFLIYHVLTDEPFRNVTFEEYKDKYVCLDLFPLDTARLSYTTTLLVIQYFGPLCFIFICYLKIYIRLKKRNNMMDKMRDSKYRSSETKRINIMLISIVVAFAVCWLPLTIFNIVFDWNHEILPVATCSHNLLFLICHLTAMISTCVNPIFYGFLNKNFQRDLQFFFHFCHFHSREEDYETIAMSTMHTDVSKTSLKQASPVIFKKINSDDDEKI